One Fuerstiella marisgermanici DNA window includes the following coding sequences:
- a CDS encoding zinc-dependent metalloprotease, whose translation MQSVKKTLTCVIAVAMSVAIGELAKAQSSGSASDFPPHAKVLDGFTKVVTKANITPMYTLYVRTKDGQMYAELPRTFATKKYYMAMTVASGGPYAGLHNADKYVYWRRYDKRLALIEPNTETRATGDKEAASSVKRLFTDRLVLDVPIATIGPGGGPVIDIDQMLVSNSSRLFSRDMSGDGMIGTQARYGIFSIATSKAFKENVEIAFEVPGPDGTLKKLHYSISEIPASTGYKPRKADQRVGFFTTSYSDLAKYNDQETRVRYINRWHLEKADPKLQLSPPKNPIVFYIEHTTPVRYRRWVKDGILSWNKAFEKVGISDAIEVYYQDATSGAHMDKDPEDVNYNFVRWLNNDVGTAIGPSRVNPMTGQILDADIILTDGWIRHYQKQFNEQLPKIAMEGFGPETLAWLAEHPSWDPRLRLAAPSQRNMIAAQIALESRNAFAGHAIGNVDTSMIGDDIYDGLVGRTSQINGMCLAAEGMSFDLALMQMTLANGLPDFSAATPAHAIHGGWKGTVGGLMAVGLPMDSMPFELNLQYGDDKVLSGSATFGGQEVPLQNPSFKEDSNEFLATLTPEPKVEVKLAGKLDGKELAGAWTVMTGEGKTTAGKWSAAKVAAPSDNSPHPDPAKKSDDEKAGGDKPKADADSDKDEKREDKDKDKDEKKDDDKDKKPSEQQLDGMPESFVGPLVAHLVAHEVGHTLGLRHNFKASSIYSFDEINSEDVKGKKQQAGSVMDYIGVNINAKKGGVQGDYCMTGIGPYDFWAIEYGYTFGDTKKVLARVAEPELTFGTDEDTGGPDPLARRYDFSKNPLDYAENQMVLAKHHRDRLLTDFVEDGDSWDRVRYGYELTLSLQTRVVSMMANWVGGAFVHRDKKGDPNGRKPVEVVPVDQQRAALAFVVQNSFNDKAFGLSTELTQSMGLDKWMDDRSSFSSEATWPIHDRIMGIQSSALTMLMNPTTLKRVYDNEARVPRDQDSLTLPELLETVSAEVWNELDEKANGKFTPRKPMISSLRRNLQREHLERLIDLTLPGGGSNAASRAISMLAAENLKQIVRKIDNAQGSAADKHDAYTAAHLSQAKTRIEKALDADYILNPGSGGGAGGALMFLFGNEQPKPAN comes from the coding sequence ATGCAAAGCGTTAAGAAGACTTTGACGTGCGTGATTGCGGTGGCGATGTCCGTCGCGATCGGCGAGTTGGCGAAGGCTCAAAGTTCCGGTAGTGCGAGCGATTTTCCGCCGCACGCCAAAGTGTTGGACGGGTTTACGAAGGTTGTCACAAAGGCCAACATCACTCCGATGTACACGTTGTACGTGCGGACCAAAGATGGCCAGATGTATGCAGAGTTGCCGCGAACATTCGCCACCAAGAAGTACTACATGGCGATGACGGTTGCCAGTGGCGGACCGTACGCCGGGCTGCACAACGCCGACAAGTATGTCTACTGGCGCCGCTACGATAAACGGCTGGCGTTGATCGAGCCCAACACAGAAACCCGAGCGACCGGCGACAAAGAAGCGGCGTCTTCTGTAAAGCGTCTGTTTACCGACAGACTCGTGCTGGATGTACCGATCGCGACTATCGGTCCCGGTGGCGGCCCCGTAATCGACATCGACCAAATGCTTGTGTCGAATTCCAGTCGCCTGTTCTCGCGTGATATGAGCGGCGACGGGATGATTGGCACTCAGGCACGCTACGGTATCTTTTCGATTGCCACGTCGAAAGCATTCAAGGAAAACGTCGAAATTGCGTTTGAAGTTCCAGGTCCTGACGGCACGCTGAAGAAGCTGCACTATTCAATCAGTGAGATCCCCGCTTCAACCGGTTATAAGCCACGCAAAGCCGATCAGCGAGTCGGCTTTTTTACGACCAGCTATTCTGACCTGGCGAAATACAACGACCAGGAGACTCGAGTTCGCTACATCAATCGCTGGCACCTCGAAAAAGCGGATCCCAAGCTACAGCTTAGTCCGCCGAAGAATCCTATCGTCTTTTACATCGAACACACGACGCCTGTGCGGTATCGTCGTTGGGTGAAAGACGGCATTCTGTCGTGGAACAAAGCATTCGAAAAAGTAGGTATCTCAGACGCGATCGAAGTCTACTATCAGGACGCCACTTCCGGCGCTCATATGGACAAAGACCCGGAAGATGTGAACTACAACTTTGTACGCTGGTTGAACAATGACGTTGGCACGGCGATTGGGCCAAGTCGAGTGAACCCGATGACCGGCCAGATTCTGGATGCGGACATCATTCTGACCGATGGCTGGATTCGTCACTATCAAAAGCAGTTCAACGAACAGCTTCCGAAAATTGCGATGGAAGGTTTCGGACCGGAAACGCTGGCGTGGCTGGCCGAACATCCGAGCTGGGATCCACGACTGCGTCTGGCTGCTCCTTCGCAACGCAATATGATCGCGGCACAGATTGCTTTGGAAAGTCGCAACGCGTTCGCCGGTCATGCGATTGGCAACGTTGACACATCGATGATTGGCGACGATATCTATGACGGGCTTGTGGGCCGCACCAGCCAGATTAACGGCATGTGTCTGGCCGCTGAAGGTATGTCGTTCGATTTGGCGTTGATGCAGATGACTTTGGCCAACGGGCTGCCGGATTTTTCTGCCGCGACTCCTGCACACGCGATTCATGGCGGTTGGAAGGGAACGGTTGGAGGACTCATGGCCGTCGGTCTCCCGATGGATTCCATGCCGTTCGAGTTGAATCTGCAGTACGGTGACGACAAGGTTCTTTCCGGTTCTGCCACTTTCGGCGGCCAGGAAGTCCCGTTGCAGAATCCTTCCTTCAAAGAAGACAGCAACGAATTTCTGGCGACTCTGACACCGGAACCCAAAGTTGAAGTGAAATTGGCAGGTAAGCTCGACGGCAAAGAGCTCGCTGGCGCATGGACTGTTATGACTGGCGAAGGCAAGACAACAGCGGGCAAATGGTCTGCCGCAAAAGTTGCCGCGCCATCGGACAATTCGCCGCACCCTGATCCGGCCAAAAAGTCTGACGATGAAAAGGCCGGTGGCGACAAGCCGAAGGCAGATGCAGATTCAGACAAGGACGAAAAAAGAGAAGATAAGGACAAGGACAAAGACGAAAAGAAAGATGACGACAAGGATAAGAAGCCGTCTGAACAACAGCTCGATGGTATGCCGGAATCGTTTGTCGGACCCCTGGTCGCTCACCTTGTCGCTCACGAAGTTGGCCACACGCTGGGCCTGCGTCACAACTTCAAGGCCTCCAGCATCTACTCGTTTGACGAAATCAACAGTGAAGACGTCAAGGGTAAAAAGCAGCAGGCTGGTTCTGTGATGGACTACATTGGCGTCAACATTAACGCCAAAAAAGGCGGTGTGCAGGGCGATTACTGTATGACGGGCATCGGTCCGTACGATTTCTGGGCCATCGAATATGGTTACACGTTCGGTGACACGAAGAAAGTGCTCGCTCGCGTTGCAGAACCTGAACTGACGTTCGGTACAGACGAAGACACCGGCGGACCAGACCCGTTGGCTCGCCGCTATGACTTCAGTAAGAACCCGCTGGATTACGCAGAAAATCAGATGGTGCTGGCTAAACATCATCGCGATCGGCTGCTGACCGACTTCGTTGAAGACGGTGATAGCTGGGATCGAGTTCGCTACGGTTACGAACTGACTCTGTCGCTGCAAACCCGAGTGGTTTCTATGATGGCGAACTGGGTCGGCGGAGCATTCGTGCATCGCGATAAAAAGGGCGATCCAAACGGTCGCAAGCCGGTGGAAGTTGTTCCGGTTGATCAGCAGCGAGCTGCTCTGGCATTTGTTGTTCAGAATTCCTTCAACGACAAAGCATTCGGCTTGTCGACGGAACTGACTCAGTCCATGGGCCTGGATAAGTGGATGGACGACCGTTCTTCGTTTAGCAGCGAAGCGACGTGGCCGATTCATGACCGCATCATGGGCATCCAGTCTTCTGCTTTAACGATGCTGATGAACCCCACGACGTTGAAGCGAGTCTACGACAACGAAGCTCGTGTTCCGCGAGATCAGGACAGCCTCACCCTGCCGGAACTGCTCGAAACGGTATCGGCCGAAGTGTGGAATGAGCTGGACGAAAAGGCGAACGGCAAGTTTACGCCGCGTAAGCCAATGATCTCCAGCCTGCGTCGCAACCTGCAACGTGAACACCTGGAACGGCTGATCGATTTGACGCTGCCCGGTGGCGGTTCTAATGCGGCTTCGCGAGCGATCTCGATGCTGGCGGCAGAAAACCTGAAGCAGATCGTTCGCAAGATCGACAACGCTCAGGGTTCGGCTGCCGATAAGCACGACGCGTACACGGCCGCACACCTGTCTCAGGCGAAGACTCGCATTGAGAAGGCTTTGGACGCCGACTACATCCTCAACCCCGGCAGCGGCGGGGGAGCGGGAGGGGCTCTGATGTTCCTGTTCGGTAACGAGCAACCGAAGCCTGCGAATTAA